One window of the Triticum dicoccoides isolate Atlit2015 ecotype Zavitan chromosome 3B, WEW_v2.0, whole genome shotgun sequence genome contains the following:
- the LOC119277982 gene encoding COBRA-like protein 1, with product MFEMKAFMFRHKECGAYDPLDPTGNITIRWDVRSWVPDGYVAEVSLFNYQQYRHIQPPRWKLGWVWSKKEVIWYVQGGQATEQGDCSKFKEIIPHSCKVNPEIVDLLPGAPSNRQRANCCKGGVLSSLAQDPANAVASFEVAVGRSGTTTKTLELPVNFTLKAPGPGYTCGPATKLDEPTKFTTPDGRRKTQAHMTWTVTCTYSPFRALRSTCCLSLSAFYSDVAVTCPKCSCGCQDNITKPGICVEGNSLYLGSVMNGQDKNGLAPLVQCTTHMCPIRVHWHVKANYKEYWIAKITVTNFNYRMNYSQWNLVAQHPNFNSLTSITSFNYTALNPYGLINDTALLWGIRHYNDYLLTAGPDGYVQSELLFRKDPSTFTLRAGWAFPRRVYFNGDKCVMPPPDAYPWLPNTSTKSTVSVIVPLVLWILLANPYF from the exons ATGTTTGAAATGAAAGCTTTCATGTTCCGGCACAAAGAATGTG GAGCCTACGACCCCCTTGATCCAACGGGCAACATCACAATCAGATGGGATGTGAGGAGCTGGGTTCCAGACGGCTATGTG GCTGAGGTTTCACTATTCAACTATCAGCAGTACCGCCACATTCAGCCACCGAGATGGAAGCTCGGGTGGGTGTGGTCAAAGAAGGAGGTAATCTGGTATGTGCAAGGTGGACAGGCTACAGAGCAAGGTGATTGCTCCAAATTCAAAGAGATTATCCCTCACAGCTGCAAGGTGAACCCGGAAATAGTCGACCTGCTTCCCGGGGCACCTTCCAATAGGCAGAGGGCCAACTGCTGCAAAGGAGGAGTCCTCAGCTCACTGGCACAGGACCCTGCTAATGCTGTGGCCTCCTTTGAGGTTGCAGTTGGTCGATCAGGGACCACAACCAAGACCTTGGAATTGCCTGTGAATTTCACTCTGAAGGCCCCTGGTCCAGGGTATACCTGTGGACCTGCAACCAAGTTAGATGAACCTACAAAGTTCACTACACCAGATGGAAGGAGGAAAACTCAAGCCCACA TGACATGGACTGTGACTTGTACGTACTCACCGTTTCGTGCTCTGAGATCTACATGCTGTTTATCTCTGTCAGCATTTTACAGCGACGTGGCTGTTACCTGCCCCAAATGCTCATGTGGCTGCCAAGATAACATTACAAAACCAGGAATCTGTGTAGA GGGAAACTCACTTTATCTTGGTTCTGTCATGAATGGTCAAGACAAGAACGGCTTGGCACCTCTGGTCCAATGCACTACTCATATGTGCCCAATAAGAGTTCATTGGCATGTGAAGGCTAACTACAAGGAGTACTGGATAGCCAAGATCACAGTGACAAACTTCAACTACCGGATGAATTACTCGCAGTGGAACCTAGTAGCTCAGCACCCTAATTTCAACAGCTTGACTAGCATTACCAGCTTCAACTACACAGCTCTGAACCCTTATGGACTTATAA ATGACACCGCTCTGTTATGGGGCATCAGGCACTACAATGATTATCTCTTGACTGCTGGACCTGATGGATATGTTCAATCTGAGCTACTATTCCGGAAGGACCCGTCAACTTTCACCTTGCGGGCAGGATGGGCCTTTCCAAGAAGAGTGTACTTCAATGGCGACAAGTGTGTGATGCCACCTCCAGATGCGTACCCGTGGCTGCCAAACACATCCACAAAATCAACCGTATCAGTTATCGTCCCATTGGTTCTTTGGATATTGCTAGCTAATCCCTACTTCTGA